One Nocardia iowensis DNA window includes the following coding sequences:
- a CDS encoding VOC family protein, producing MKAHVNAITLAVSDLERSFRFYSDGLGLSSPGIIGTEHVGDRDTPGGAAAMFTLDNGLVLALYSRTDLAKDAALPLDRIAGSPVSLGYFVDTREDVDRILAQAHQAGATIVRPPLERPWGIYSGYFTDPDGHLWEAVYFLDGQRPN from the coding sequence TGAGCGACCTCGAACGCTCGTTCCGTTTCTACAGCGATGGCCTCGGCTTGTCCTCGCCGGGCATCATCGGCACCGAGCACGTCGGCGACCGCGACACGCCCGGCGGTGCTGCCGCAATGTTCACCCTCGACAACGGTCTCGTCCTAGCGCTCTACTCGCGCACCGATCTCGCCAAAGACGCCGCTCTTCCCCTCGACCGAATCGCCGGATCCCCCGTCAGCCTCGGCTACTTCGTCGACACCAGGGAAGACGTCGACCGTATCCTCGCGCAGGCGCATCAGGCAGGCGCCACCATCGTCCGCCCGCCCCTCGAGCGCCCCTGGGGCATCTACTCGGGCTACTTCACCGACCCCGACGGACACCTCTGGGAAGCCGTCTACTTCCTGGACGGACAGCGCCCCAACTGA